The following DNA comes from Anastrepha obliqua isolate idAnaObli1 chromosome 1, idAnaObli1_1.0, whole genome shotgun sequence.
TAAGGCAATTAATGTACTTACATGTAGGACGAGGCTGGGATGAGATAGCAGCGCGACAAAGATAAATATTCGagcattttaaatttacaaataatattaacCACATTTCCAGTCAATGcagtacaatcggaaaaatctATTTCTAAAAGTTGTGTGCATCGTTTAGCCAAGCTAGCCACATCTACAAAAATACttaattattaacaaatttattcGTATTGTTCATTATGTGTCTTCAACTTACGTGAGTCATACAGAGTTTTGCGGCAACCTGACATATTTAACCGCATAAGATTAGGTGTTACATTCGTTACCACCGACGTCACGGCATCCACCGACAAATTTGTCCACGAAATATTTAAGCTATTCAAATTTTGCAACGATTCCATTATTTTGCGTACACTCCAGGCCTCCAGTCCTATGCACATTGCCAGGTTTAATGCCTCTAAATTGGTGTTCTTAGCTATTTCATTGCAAATCCCATCGTTAATGGGCACATGTTCCAAGCTGAGTTTCTTTAATTGGCGGCAGTGTGACAATAGCATCTTTAGCGAAGACTTGGTTAGAGATGCCATACTTAAATCTAAATACTGCAACTTCGACTCGAATTTCGGTTCGGCGTGGAGAAACTCACTATCGAAAACAGGATGATTTAactgaaataataaaagaaaaactattttaatgaaagtctcaTATACAACTATAACAATTTTAATGGTCATTCACtgaatgataaataaataacgaCTCCTATCGTAAGAAGCTTGGAAGATGTCGTCCGATGAAGcgttccttggagtgtttgagagcaAGATTTTGTAGCTACGGCGAATAATGCAgtcgatggaacgatgaactgtatcagctttacgacgacgtagacatagcgcagcgaataaagatccagattcattcccatggcagccggttctacgttaccggaatgactcgggttttctttcccgaccaagggctgccgccccagtatactagccctgtctagtgcaccgtaCTTTACCTTTACTTTACCATGAACTGTATCaggtttacgacgacatagaacatagtgcagcgaataaagatccagcggctgcgtcatatcgtccgaatggatacaaacgcgccggctctaaaagtattcgatgcggtaccagctggtggtagcagaggaagaggtagTGCCCTTCTGCATTTGAAAAATCAGGTGGAAAGGACTTAGcatcacttgatgtgtccaactggcgccggttagcacgagaaagaaacgactggcgcgctttgttaaacttgggcaaaatcgcttaagcggttatcacgccaattaagaagaagaagtcaagCTTAATTaaaggagtaaaattttttaataaaatttgacgTTATGCCTTTGATATCTTTAAGTGAAGCTTCCTTTAgatatttttagcattttaatttttttacactaaTCTACAGTTTTACGAAGTTCTTGGTTAGGTGTCAATGAGCGAAAAGAGGATGCATCAACCTTCTTCGCGCTATAGCGTTACATTaaaggagaaggtgcattagAGTCTCCTGGAATTGATCGCAGAAATGACAAGAGTCAGTAAACcatatcccgatcatgtgcagatgactacgcaGTCTGCAGTCGCCTGTGAAAAtacccgtgagcattctcagttttaTCCAGTTATGGTGCTATTGCATTAAACACCAAAATCCGCTGATGCCAAGGGGCAAAAGCGACAAATCGTAAAAAAGGTCCGTCCAGGTATAAGCTTTACCAGAGGTCTCAGGCTATTCTCGGCAGAATAAGCGAAAATAAGGTCAAAGCGGAAACTCATCCAAAGGACGCGGCCGATAAGGCAAGGTGAACACTTATCGTTTGGGGCAACCATTTAACCTATTgaattaaaagtaaattgtataattaattatatttatttcaaattacctCAGCCTGTGCCAAACGTAGTATTACTACGCCGCGCGTTAATATATTCTCTAAGGCACCGGCGCGTAAAAACCGTCCTCCTAAGTCCAAACGCGCCCATAGCGACTCATCACTGGCGCACCTATTAAAGCGCCGACATACGTAACTGCAACGGACTAATGCCTTTTTAGGAAGCCATTTAAAAATCTGCAATACAATCTCATCCGACAATGTAGTAAAATGGTCTTTTCCATCTGTAAGATTATCGGGCAACTGCTGTTGCCGAAACAGAAAGAAATTATCATATAAAGTCATATGTGGCTGCTGCTCAGTGGATGGTTGCGTTGTCTGGCGCCTTTGTACTTTCAACTGTTGTTGGTGAAGCTGttgtctttgttgttgtttgattAAAGTTATGTGCTTGCTTGTTGAAGGCATAGTCATATAGTTCGGTGAATATGACACAATTCCGGAATTTGTTGAACTACCGTTATTATGAGTATTAGCAATATTATTTATAGTGGCATCACCATTACCAACGATGACCTTTCAAATAAAgtcaatataatataaataaattttttttcttgttctatCAAAATACCTGTTGCGGTTGCGTAGTATGTTGTGAAGTAGTTCTTGCTGCTCGATTATGACTGTTACCAGAAACTGTGGCCAGAGGACTACGTGTGCTTCTGCCAGCTGAAGGCGAGTTAGAATTGGAATTTGCATTGTGCAGTTGTGATGCGGATGTTGATGAAACGGGCGACGAACTATTACTTGCGATGCCCGCACCCATGCCAAGTATAGCTACTTTCCTATATTGTGATAATACTTTGTctccattttttaattgaatttgttgcttttgcagAGTTTGTTTGCTTCCATCAGCTTGTTCATCAAAAGCTTTGTTATTACTGTTATTGCAATTTTGGGTTAAATTACTACACTCTGTTTCAATGTGGTTAATGTTGGGGCTAGGTATTAGGGTATTATTATCGCTGCTCAGTGTACTATCTAGTGTGCTATCCAATGGTCTACAAGACGTCATACGTTGATGACACATTTTTGGAGCATCCAAATTCGGTGTACAACCATTCGAGTTTTCATCTGCACTTGCACTCAATACCAATGCTATAGATGAAGCTGCCGAAGATGAACTCTCTTCCGAGTCAAGCATTCCAATGCCCATCTCTTCCAAATATTCCGTTGTAAGAGTACTGGGTGATGAGTTCGATTCCAGTTTGGCTAGTTTCCAACTGTTGATTGGTGTAGTTTTAACACGTTTTCtgtaaaaatccaaaaatattaataaaatatttattcaaaactgtaacttaattttcaattccACTTTGCATTCCACATCACACACACGACATATAGCCAGGTTCGCAAAGCGTGCTATAGGCGCATAAGAGAAATGtagaaatatgcaaaaaaaatcgccacCCAGCACCTTTGGGTCATAAACCTTATTTAATTGATCAGCACAATTTAGCACTTTATGACTTGACTTCAGTTCAAATCAAGGCATCCAGCTAGCAAACACCACAAGTCATTGCAATTATAACATTGAACATTTGTTGACTTCTTCGCAACATATGTAGGTACAACGAAATTTGCACGTTACCAGAATTTCTTCATATGAAAATTAATGCTAAATTGCAATTCCAGCAATGgtccacttaaaaaaaaaaactaagaaacgCAGATGATATACACCAAAAAGACAAAAACTGCGCCACTTTTGTTTGACAACAAGAAAAATTGACGGCAAAGGCAACTACTGTCATTCGGCGGCGATCGGCTATGCGCATTACAATCCATCAGTCATTACACACAAGTAAACAAAGCCAAAACACAAACACACCCACATTCAGCGCCACGTTTCGTGTGCACTATTCGGTCCAACACGTTCTCGTCATTGGCGCCCGTTTCTGTCATTCCCGTGACATAATTTGCGccttttttttgcgaaattttttatttggactACCAAGAGCGCATAGACCCCCATTggaacctttttacacatttttaacaaactatggttgttgtttttataacaACTTAAACGTTCCTCATAAATATTTAGGGAATGGTGTTGGATTTGTAGAATATAAATTTGGGTCGTTCTGATAACGTAGAATGCAGGACGTTGACCAAAATATTGTCTTACCTTGCCGTCGgacacaaattttcaatgttaTCTGTTTGTTTCAATTTCTTATTACTCATTGTATAaatacttttcactttatttttctgaaactttaatttttctgcCAATTCACATAAAACAAGTTGCGGTACAAGTAGAAATTCGACAATCAACAAATAAAAGATTGCCAACTGTTGCGCATTGCCAGATATTGCCACAAAGTACAGCCACACACTAAAGCAGGATGTACACATACCGACTTGTCTGTGCTACATgggcaaggcgaattgagtactataGGTGGCGCCTTCTCAAAACAGTTAGTTTATTTTCGCGGTTTTGACAAATGTGACGTCAGACatctaaataatacaaaactaatAGATAAAACACACAAAAGCAGAAGTTTGTGTAAATTTAAAGACTGGCTTGGTTATATTGTGATTTCTGAGATTTATACTAaataaactaatgaaaacgaaatgcgatgtgttaaattgtgaaagcacaaatgaatataatgcctccaaatgcagttttttgcatttttatgtaaaagatGCCGTGACAAGAAAGTGTGTGTATAATTTATTGTGTTTGGTAGTCTCTATTCCTTTTgtctactcttcctcttcactaTCAAGTGATTCCCTTTCCTTTTGTTTGCATAATCTCGGTACCCGAAGTCACAGCGAACTCAGAATATCTAATGTTTCTAACTAAAATTCTCATTTGTTCTCATTGTCTAAGAATTTGTTTGAttgcaaaaattcttttttcgaCTGGTGGTATCACGtcgatataaaattaataacaaataatacgggaaagaaaaataaagaatcaCAGCTGACTatatagaaaaagaaaagttgTATTGAATGTAATTCCATTTTGTAAGCAACACGGCAGCACAGTAACTGCAATAGTTATAAAACATGGTGAGATACAACTTAAACAATGATGTAGGACGCCTTGTGGCGTTTGGGGCTATTGCAAAGGAAAATAGACGGTGACGTTTTccaaaaacagttactttatttttcgcgattttaacCATTCTTATGTCAGGTTCcttaccaatacaaaacaaatgaacCAAACAAGCAAAAGGAGGAGAAAGTACATGTTTGTGGAAATTTAGTGAATGGCTTGATAATATTGTGACTTGTGACAATTTAACTAAACGAACTAAGTGTGTCCAAAAGAGTCACGTGTTTTATTGTGAAAGCACTAATTAATATACCT
Coding sequences within:
- the LOC129236486 gene encoding lysine-specific demethylase 2B isoform X1; amino-acid sequence: MSNKKLKQTDNIENLCPTARKRVKTTPINSWKLAKLESNSSPSTLTTEYLEEMGIGMLDSEESSSSAASSIALVLSASADENSNGCTPNLDAPKMCHQRMTSCRPLDSTLDSTLSSDNNTLIPSPNINHIETECSNLTQNCNNSNNKAFDEQADGSKQTLQKQQIQLKNGDKVLSQYRKVAILGMGAGIASNSSSPVSSTSASQLHNANSNSNSPSAGRSTRSPLATVSGNSHNRAARTTSQHTTQPQQVIVGNGDATINNIANTHNNGSSTNSGIVSYSPNYMTMPSTSKHITLIKQQQRQQLHQQQLKVQRRQTTQPSTEQQPHMTLYDNFFLFRQQQLPDNLTDGKDHFTTLSDEIVLQIFKWLPKKALVRCSYVCRRFNRCASDESLWARLDLGGRFLRAGALENILTRGVVILRLAQAELNHPVFDSEFLHAEPKFESKLQYLDLSMASLTKSSLKMLLSHCRQLKKLSLEHVPINDGICNEIAKNTNLEALNLAMCIGLEAWSVRKIMESLQNLNSLNISWTNLSVDAVTSVVTNVTPNLMRLNMSGCRKTLYDSHVASLAKRCTQLLEIDFSDCTALTGNVVNIICKFKMLEYLSLSRCYLIPASSYMDLVNLPTLTYLDIFGMLSDTGMELLEQNFPNIGINKFIYSSVARPTVGTRRTSVWGLRTRD
- the LOC129236486 gene encoding lysine-specific demethylase 2B isoform X2; its protein translation is MTQRKRVKTTPINSWKLAKLESNSSPSTLTTEYLEEMGIGMLDSEESSSSAASSIALVLSASADENSNGCTPNLDAPKMCHQRMTSCRPLDSTLDSTLSSDNNTLIPSPNINHIETECSNLTQNCNNSNNKAFDEQADGSKQTLQKQQIQLKNGDKVLSQYRKVAILGMGAGIASNSSSPVSSTSASQLHNANSNSNSPSAGRSTRSPLATVSGNSHNRAARTTSQHTTQPQQVIVGNGDATINNIANTHNNGSSTNSGIVSYSPNYMTMPSTSKHITLIKQQQRQQLHQQQLKVQRRQTTQPSTEQQPHMTLYDNFFLFRQQQLPDNLTDGKDHFTTLSDEIVLQIFKWLPKKALVRCSYVCRRFNRCASDESLWARLDLGGRFLRAGALENILTRGVVILRLAQAELNHPVFDSEFLHAEPKFESKLQYLDLSMASLTKSSLKMLLSHCRQLKKLSLEHVPINDGICNEIAKNTNLEALNLAMCIGLEAWSVRKIMESLQNLNSLNISWTNLSVDAVTSVVTNVTPNLMRLNMSGCRKTLYDSHVASLAKRCTQLLEIDFSDCTALTGNVVNIICKFKMLEYLSLSRCYLIPASSYMDLVNLPTLTYLDIFGMLSDTGMELLEQNFPNIGINKFIYSSVARPTVGTRRTSVWGLRTRD